The window CTCATGATCCTTAGCTTTCAGACTCTTGCCTGCAGCCATGTAGAGGTTCTGTGCAGCCTTACCATAGTCGGCTGAACGGAGGTTGTTCTCCATCTTGCCAAAATAGGTTTCCATAGCTTTCACATAGCCATTTACATCTTTATTCTTATACAAGTTGAAAAGAGCATCAAAGTAGAGCTTTGCCTTCTCGTATGGAGTAATACCTGTCAAGCCAACAACCTCGTATGCCTTTGCATACTGGTTCTTAACTTTCTCTACATAGTCCTTATACTTTACGTTGCCATCCTTTGCCATATCCTCAGCGAAGATGTCGTTAGCCTCAACAATATAGTAGGCAGGTGCCTTACCAAGTTTCTTCATCCAGTCATCAAGGTGGTCGTTCATAAGGTCAATCATATACTGCTTGTGCTCCTTATCTTCATCACCCTCCAATGTTAGAATGATACGATAGTCATTCTCATTGATAAGCTTCAATGGTGCCTTAGCAGTTACATAGTTCTTATAAAGTTTCTGTAGACGGGTCACCCACTTATCTGTATCCATACCCTCCTGCGCCTGCAAGAATGATGGTGCCTTGAGAAGAAGTTGCTGCTGAACGTCAAGGTCGTTGTTGTCAGCCTTATACTTATTGTAAAGTTCCTCAAAACTTACACTCTCTCCAGCAGCAATCTTAGCAGCTTCCATGAGTTCATCCTTATCCATCGCACCTGTATTCACAGACAAAGCTTTGCCATCTGGTGCAATGAAAGCTACTGTTGGATATGCTGCTACCTTGTAGTTCTTGGCGATGTCAACATTCTCACCCTTCTCAGCATCTAACTGCAGACTGATAAAGTGTTCATTGAAATACTTTCCAACTTCCTCCTGTGTGAAAACAGTCTTTGCCATCTTCTTACAAGGAACACACCATACTGCGTAGAAGTCAACAAACAGTATCTTATTCTCTTGCTTAGCTTTTACCAAAGCTTCATTGAAAGTTCCCTTAAAGAACTTAATACCATTTGCTGCTTCTGTACCCTGCTGTGCACGGAGCTGTACTGCCATCATCAAAAGAGATACAAGCAGTAAGATATATCTTCTTCTTTTCATATTTAATCTGTTTTTAATGGATTATTTTATTCAAATTATTTATTAAACTGTATCCTACTTACAGCATTGATATTATTCGTATCTATCTTTTTAATACATGAGAGGAATACGCCTAAAGTCAATGCTGAGCGTAGTATATACATCTACAATATACCTTTATCGAAATTACTCGACAGGCAGTTCATCATCAGTTACTATCACCTTAAAGATGTCTTCCAAGACTACCTCATGGTCTTGATTATACACCTTAAGAGAGAGACGATATCTACCGTTTGCCAGCTGTTGCGTAGCTTCTTGTGTGACAACAATCAGACCACCAGTCACAGAAATCTTGCCCTCCTTATAAAGTTTCATAAACAACTGTGCTTGTTCCTGATTGTCAGCCTTAACCCCAAACAACTCATAATTGATAGGGTTGGTTCCTGCAACACCTTGGATACGTGTTGAAACGAATGGTAACTTATTGATACCACGCTCACTCGTTGCATCGACGTTATGGAAGGCATTAAGAGAATCGGGAGTAAACGATGCACCCGTTGTTCTCAGATAGCCAACATCCATTTTGCTACATGATACCATAAAACCTATTGTAAGGACCATAAGGCACAGCAATGCGATTCCTTTCTTCATCTTTTTCATTTTTAAAAGTCGGTTAAGTTGAAGTCATAAACAAGTGAGTGAACCACTCCCGTGTTTGTTTCAATATTACATGAAGCAACATCGGAAGTCTTGGTGGTCGTTGGAGAAACCAAGTGGATACGCAGAGGTCCAGCACCAGGAACACTGTTGTAAGACTCACGGAATGTATAAATCCACAACTGGTTACCAGAAGCCATTTTAACTGTCTCACCACCCTTACCGATAGGTGTTGATGCATCTGAAGACTTAACACCTTCTTTGAAATCATCAAGCATCACACGCTTATTAGGCAAAACACTATTCAAGATAAAATTCTTGCAGTCAGCAACTGGAATATCCGACACTCTCTCCATATGATTATCATAGAGATAACGACGGATACTATGATTGGTAGGACCAAAGAACGTGAAGTTCTTACCATATTGACTTGTACCTTGGAAAAGTGAAACCAAACCTGCACGCTCAGTCATCACGCATAGAGAATCCCAGTTATAGCTATCTCTTTTGAAGTATTCCCACATCGTCATATCGTGCTTACCATTAGCAAGACCTGTGTCGTCGAAGTTATACTTCGTACAACTGGAGAGTACTCCCATTGTAAGACACACTGCTATTATATATATATTTTTTTTCATATATCAAACATTATATTTATTGTGACATCCGTTACCCAATATTAGTTATAAGCCTGCCAATAAGGCTTCTGGCGCAACTGGGTATTAATAATATGTCCATCCTTATCCTGCCATGCATCCTTTGGAAGTGGAAGGAAGAGTGCACCACCTTGGATGTCTTGATTGGTCAGCAGAAGGAACTTACCTTGCAGTTCTTCTTTCACGTAGCCATTGCGGATAACATCTGCATAACGTGCATCGTTCTCACCAATAAACTCCTTTTCTCTTTCGAGGAAGATAGCTTTCTTCAAGCCCTCTGTATCGTATGTTGATGGGTAAGTAAGCGCACCTGCACGTGAACGAATCACATTAAGGTCAGCGATAGCCTTTGCATCGTTGCCTAACTTCTGATAGCACTCAGCTCTCAACAGATAGAAATCAGCAAGACGCCAGTAAACATAGTCAGCATCTACCGTACGATAAGTCTTACCACTTGCAGAATACTGATCGGCATCCATAATTGCTTTTCTGAACTTATACATAATGGCGTAATCGGTTCCATCTACCTCATGTGAGGTACCCCACTGATAGAAAAATGCCTGTAGACGCTGGTCAGTAGTATCAGGGAACAAACTTTCTACTGTTGAAGTATAAAGTTGATAGGTACTACTTGATGGTAAATCGGCTAATGTTTGGTCCTCTCTTACAGGCCAGCTCACAAAGTTCTGTGCCACTTCATTAGGAGAAACAACATTCTCTGAGCGCGTCTTATCGAAGTACAAGCTGAAGATTGCCTCTGGATTAGGAGACTTCTCATTAGACAGATACGTACAGAGTTCCTCTGGTGAAGAGCAAAGCTGATAGTTACCTACCTGACCATCGATAAGCTGTGTTGAGTAATCGATAGACTTCTGATAATCTTCTAGTGCATTACCCTGCAACTTATAAAGTTCAGTCACACTACCCTTCCACGCATAAATCTGTGCGAGTAAGGCTGCGGCAGTACCCTTTGAAGCAGTCTGACGATTAGTGATAGAAACACCATTCAAGTCTGTCAACTTATCCCATGTAGGCAAAATATCCAATGCTTTCTTTGCATGTTCTATTGCAGCATTAAGCACATCACTCTGTAAAGAGAGAGAGTAAGGCTTTATCTCTGAAGAATTATCAGTGATGATTGCCTCACCATAACGTTGTGCTAAAAGGAAATAAGACAATCCAAGAGCAAATTCAGCTTGCCCTACATGGTACTTCCGACGATCTTCTGCCAAGTCTTTTGTCTTATCTATATTATCAAGCAATAGATTTGATTCAAAGATAATGTCGTAAAGACCCTTCCATGAATACTCACTTGTAATTACTGTTCGTGGATTCCACTCGCGTAACTGCTTGCCATCAAGAATCTCGTCAGCCTTCATACCTGCTGTTGAAAGAACATAGTTATTGCCAACAACGGTGTTGATATAATATTGAATAGAAGTGGTTGTCGCATTCAACTCCTTCTCTGTATTGAACGAGTTGCTGTAAGTCAATCCGTTCTCAGGCTGCAAGTCAAGGCTGCAAGAGGACAGAAGACAACCACATATTGAGAGCATTATAATCTTCTTCATTTCTGTTAGAATTTTAAGTTGAGACCCAAAGTAACCTTTCTATTCAATGGATACTGTGTTCCATCGTCCTTACCAGAATAAGGATTAATAATTTCTGGGTCTACTCCTGAGTAATTGGTAAGCAAGAACAAATTCTCTCCACTGAGGTAAACATTAGCATCTTTGATGAATGAACCCTTCAGCCAGTTCTTAGGTATCTGATAACCAATAACCAACTGCTTGAGTCGTAGGAAGCTAATATTCTCAATGTTAGAATCTACATTACCATCAAACTGACCTACATAATCCTTATCAGCAAACTGAAGTGATGGATACTTCGCATCTCTGTTGCTTGTTGTCCAGAAGTCACCAGCATGGAAGTAGTTCATGATAACACCGAAGTCCTTTGTAAAGGTGAAGGCACTGTTCTTATACATATTCATAACCTTACGGCTAATGGTATAGCTGAAGAGTACATCAAAGCTCAATCCCTTCCACTCCAAGTGGCTATTCAAACCACCATAAACTGCAGGAAGTGTGCTACCAGCATAATAGAGGTCCTTATCATCAATCACACCATCATAGTTCTGGTCCTTAATCTTTCTTCCGCCCACACGCAATGGATTATTGATTGATTGGAAGTAAAGTGGAATCTGCTTACCTGATGCATTAAGATACATTGGGATATCTTCCTCCTTCTGAACGATTCCCTCATCCTTGAAAGTATAGATACCATAGACAGGACGACCTAAGACTTTGTCGTTAAGGTCTTCGCCATTGTATGTCTTACGTAGCATGTTCTTATTATGAGAAAGGTTGAAGCCTACGCTCCAGTTCCAATTCTTCTTGCGGATAACATCATACTGAGCCTCGAACTCGATACCTTCGTTAGAGATAGCAGATGCATTGTCCCACATATTTGTGGCAAGGAAGACATTACCTGGAAGATAAGACTGCATCAACAGCTTGCTTGAATACTTATAGTAATAATCGAGTTTGAGTTTCAAACGATAATCCAACATCTGCAAGTCAAGACCAAGGTCATACTGGTCACTCTCCTCCCAAGTCAACTTCTTGTTAGCCATAGATTGTGGGATAAGACCTAACGAACCGTTAAAGATGTTACTCTCCTCCATCACACCCAATGCCAAATAAGGCTCCTGGAACTTCTGTCCAGACTTACCCCAAGAAGCACGAAGCTTACCGAAGCTTAACCACCAGAACTTCTTCATAAAGTGCTCTTCACTGAATGCCCAACCAAGACCTACAGAAGGGAAGGTACCCCAACGTACATCCTTACCGAACACACTTGATCCATCCGCACGGATAGAAAGCTCTGCCATGTAACGCTTCTTATAGCTATAAGCAGCACGACCCAAGAAACTGAGTAATGACTGTTCCTGCTGGTTAGTAAGGAAACTCTGTGCTGCTCTTACTGTTCCACCATCATTGAAGAGTGAAGGCCATCCCTCACCTGCATACTTAATAGAGTTGGTTGGACCGCCCTTTGCTGTACCGCTTAAGTTCTGCAACAGATCATAGTTATATGTCATACCAGCCATCAACTCCAACTTATGCTCACTTGGTAATGCCAAGTTGTAAGTAAGAATATTCTCTGTCTGGATATTCGTCATTGCAATATTGGAAGCCTGAACCTCAGACTTCTTATCATACTTCAGATAATCAGGTGTGAACGTGTACACACGTGTGAAGTAATGGTCAAGCGAATAAGTAGAAGAGAACTTCAGACCCTTCAAGATGTTATAGTTCAAACCGACACTCAAACGAACATTATAGTTTGAGTTGGTCTTATCAATATCCTTCAATTGCCTCAACGCCACTTGCTCAGCAGTACTACCCTTACCAGGCAAGAGAGTTGATGTACGTTTCGGATCGAATGTCAATCCCTGCACACGACCTCCATCTGCTCCTGCTTTCTGCGTAGCATATGTAAGATTAATACGTGTAAAAGCACTCAACTTTGTTGACAGATTGAAATCAAGATTACTCAACAAACTAAAACGGCGGAAGTTAGAACTAATCATAATACCAGTCTCATTATAGACACCAGCATTAACCATATATCGAATATTGTCAGTACCACCAGCCAGCAACATATCAGCCTTGGTTACCTTACCAACACGGAAGGCATACTTCCACCAGTTTGTTCTGTTATTATAGAAGGTGTTAAGTGAATCTTGTGCAATACCTGGCAGTCGACGTTCTGGGTCTAACACCCTACCATTACGCCACAAATAGTCGTAAGCACCATCGTTATCAGCATCCCAACCATAGGAATCCCTATAAGAATTAGGATAAATCAACTTATCTGTGATATAATCATAATGTGCACCTCTCTGGCTCTTTGCAAGAAGAAGCGCAATATCGCGCTCACCCTTACCAAGAGTTTGCATTGGTGTACTTGGCAACCAAGAAAGAGACTGTGAGAAATTAAAGCTTACTTCAGAACGTCCAGACTTACCCTTCTTCGTTGTAATAAGGATAACACCATTACCAGCACGTGAACCATAGAGGGACGCTGATGCAGCATCCTTAAGCACCTGTACAGACTCAATACTTGAAGGATCGAGTCCTGACAATGGGTTGATACCACCCGTTGCATCTGTAGCACTACCTGATACAGGTATACCATCAATTACATAGAGGGGAGTACCATCATTGATACCCTTCTGATTAAGAGAGCTGAAACCACGAATAGTAATACGAGAACCACCACCACCAGGTGAACCAGAGAGGTTAGTTACATCTACACCAGCCATACGACCCTGCAAGAGGTTCTCAATACTTGCGGTTGGTGCCTTCTGCAAATCCTCAACTTTTACAGAAGCCACAGCACCCACCTGCTCACGTGTATTACGCTTACCATAGGCAACAACAGTAACCTCACCCATTGCGATAGCTGAAGAAGTCAGGATAACGTTCATAGCTTTACCTGCATGATACTTTAGCGTCTTAGCATCGTAGCCCACGCTGGAGATAGTAATCGTCACCTCCTCTTTCTCTACAGGCATTGAGAAGTTACCGTCAATATCAGCGGTAACACCTTGCGACGTACCCTTAATTTGCACAATAGCAAAAGGCACTCCCAATCCGTCTTTGTCTTTTACTATGCCACGAATCGTGTATTGTCCTTGTGTTGCGTTCTTCATTTTGAACACATCAATCACCTTGCCATCGATATTATAGACGAAAGATGAGTGAGACAATAGATTTTCCACAGCACTCAGTTCGTCTACATCCTCAAACGATATCGTAAGAAGCAACGTGTCGTTCTTAACATCGTCAGAGTAATTAATCTTGTAGTCTCCCTTTGTAGAAATGAAATCCAAAATCTGAGCAACACTCTTATCCTTAAACGAAATCGAGAATTTCTTACCCGCTACTTGTGCAGAAGCAGGAGAACTCCACGAAAGCATCAAGATAAAAGTTGTCAGAAACACCAAAGAAGGTAACCTTCTTAAAGTTCTAAACATGCGTTGATGATACTTCATTGATTAGTCTTTATGTTATTATTTTTGATATTAACTTATTAAAAGAATTAGATTCCTTCACAAATGCGCGCTCTATAAAATCTACATAAAAACGGTATTAATATTGATTACGATGCAAATGTACATAAAAATCTTGAATCACAAAGTCTATTGATTATAAAAAAAGTAAAAGAAATGCAGTTATAATATCACACACTATCCCCCTCTCTGTATGAGAAGGGGATGGTCAGTATTTGCATTTTAAACTTTAGATATTCCGCCACTGCCATCTTCCTCTACATTTAAGGTAATATTGATGACAGAACACACTAAACTGTCTTTATAACTTTTAACGTGCATCATTCTATTAAAAACTATATTGGAAGCCTATAGAAGCAAACTCCTTCAACTGCCAAAAAGCATAATGGTCATCACGACGTACACCATCATCAAAACGAGGATAGATAAACACACGACTTGAAATATAGCGATTGAAGCGGAAGGTAAAGGTATTCTCCCATTCTAACTCCGTACGCTTATAGGTTGAATAGCCATACAGACGTGTCTTCCAAGTAAGCGATTCCATCAACTGCCATTCTAAATCAACCGTGAACTCAGAACCGAAGTCATGCAGGAAATGATTACCATCCTTGATACCCAAACGACGAGTCAACTCCAACATACGAGTATACTTCATATTATAAGCTAATGGTGCCAAGTGGAAGTTACCCTTCAAACAATGGTTCATCCAGTCTACCGAGTAATCCATACCGATAGAAAGGTTTATGTTCAACGGAGCTGCAAAAGCTGAATAAATCTTTGGATCATTTGAACGGTAAGAATGGCTAAATTGCGTATTGCCAATAAACTGAACCGTATAATACCAACGCTTTGTTGCCTGCAAACCGAGTTTAGAGGTGAGACGAATCAGGTCCTCTGTACTCTTAAAACTGTGTAGGGAGTCTGAGCGGCTGCTCTGCATACCATATTTTAATTCCAAACGGTTCTCCCACTTCACTTTCTGCTTATTATTATAATTAGCTTGCATGACCAATGAAGCCAAAGCAGAATAGTTACTTTCGCCACCTTTATACCAGTTTCCAGATACGTAATTCTGCAGGAACTGTAGAGCATAATCACCACTAAACGTCCAGAAATTAGGACGCTTTACCAAAACTTCTACAGGTACATTTGTTGGTTCAACAGGGCGTTCAGCCACTTTCTCTACCAATGTAGCATCATGATGTATTGGTGCTTTGATATCATCTAACTTTGTCTGCTGCTGTTGTACCATACGATCAGTGCCCTCCACAAGGTCTGGACGTGTCAAGTAAAGGTGCATCAACTCTGAGAGAATAGGACTTTCCTTTCTATCACGTGTAAACAGTCCTTCTGCCACATTACCATAATAGGTCAGTGGTAGAAACAATCGCATATCATTCCGACGAAGCCTCTGTCCGCGTTGAACGTTCGGCATCTTACGTGTAAACACACTATCCTTCAGGGATTTTAGTGAATCAATATACGCTTGAATCTTATCCATTGACGGCCGTTCATCGTTACGAACAGAGATAGGATGATTCACTTGAGCAATAGCACCCAAGCTCACTATTAGAAATAATGTGATTAAAAGTTCCGTTTCATCATATTTATTAATGTGCAAACTTACGGTATTTTTTTTAATTTACAGCCCTATTTACTGAAAATCTTAACCACTATAAGTAATTTACTCATATAATTAGTTGTCTTCCACTTCATCCTGAAATGAAAGACAACTAACAACGATATTAAATGATTATCTTATTTCTTTAATAAACAAGAAAAGCCTTAGCCTTGTCTTAAAAATTTAATTTATAACCTACAGACACCTCAAATACACTGTTACGAGAAGATTCGCCTTCCTTGTAAATATTAAAGACTCCCACATGATATAATGCTCCTAACACAACGTTTTCGTACTCATAGCTTACACCAACTGGTATAGAAAGACCAAGCTTACGCATACCATTCTTCATATCGATAGTAAATTCATCCTCATGAAAGTTAGACTTCCTACCCTCCTTGTCCACATCAAACGACTGTTGTATTTCATGACTTCTTGCACCAAGTAACCAAGTTGGCTCTACACCTGCCTTTACTGAGAATCCTGGTAACAAATAACTATGGATTAGAATCGGCATAGCAAGATAATTCATTCGCAAATTACGATTATATACTACAGAGTTCTTTCCTTTATCATCTTTAAACTTACAACCTGCTTGAACAAAAGATAAACCAGCAGAAACGCCAACAACATCTGAAGCTTGATACATCACATCTGCCCCACCAATAAAGCCTAATAATGCATAGGGTTTAACCTCCACAACCTCATTATCACCAGTTTCGTAAATACCAGAGCCACCTAACAAAGAAGAAATTGACACTCCGACATGCGGTATCACTGACCATGTACCTAATTTATTCTGTGCCATTGATACCAAAGTTAATGTAACTAATACGATTAGAATAGCTATTCGTTTCATAGGTTTTGTTATTTATTTTGTTAAAGATTATATTTGTTAAACGTATTTTGCATGATTTTATTGCAAAACACATACTGTTTGTGAATATTTTATGCAGACATACGACAGCATTATCACCGCAACAAGAGTCGCGAAAATTATTTACATTATTTCTTAAAATATTCTTCTAAAAAGGTAAAAAACAGCCTTTTCAAACAGCCTTGTAACTTGATACAAATCAGACAGTTACAAAACAGCAACGTAAAAGGTGCTTAATTGGACTTCAAAAGGGCGTTAATAAGACCTCAAAAGGGCACCTTTTAGAAGCTAATTAGGCGTCTTTAAGAATCTTAAAGAGCATCTTTTAATATTCACGTATGAGTTTTTTATTACAAAACAGGAAATTATCACCTTGAAACAATGCCCACTTATTAGCTTAAAAAAGAGACATTAGATAACCCTATAGCGGTTGAAGGAAAAATATAACGTAATTATTTTAAACCCAATTCGGTCATTAGAGCCTAAACATATTTTGTTTTATTATCGAGCAGATTTTTTGGCTTTAGAACGCAGGCATAACGGGCTACGTCAAGTTACAAAGACTAACAAGATGCCGATAAGAAAAGAAAAGATGTTTAGGAAACAATACCATACTACCGTAAGAATGTACATCTTGTAGTCTAATGACCGATTTGGGTTAAAACTTTCGAGCATAACTCCCCTACCTTCCCATTCAAAGCAGCAGGTCTAAAAGTTTCACATTTTATCTCTAAATAAAGCATAATTTCCTTTGTCGTTACCTTATTTTGCAGTATCTTTGCAACAACTTTGGTGTATTATACCTTATTAAAGAAATGGCAAAAAAAAGAAACAAAGCCCGCAGTCGTCATAGCCTGCAGGTTGTCACACTATGTATCAGTACAGCTATGGTGCTGATGCTGATTGGTATAGTTGTACTTACAGGCTTTACCAGTCGCAATCTTAGTTCTTATGTAAAGGAGAATCTGACTATCACAATGATTCTCCAACCCGATATGAATACGGAAGAGAGTACTGCTCTCTGCGAGCGTATTCGCACCTTGCATTATATCAATAGCTTGAACTTTATCAGTAAAGAGCAGGCGTTGAAGGATGGAACTAAAGAATTAGGTGCCAACCCTGCCGAATTTGCAGGTGAGAATCCGTTTACGGGTGAGATAGAAGTGCAGTTGAAGGCTAACTATGCTAACAATGACTCTATCCGCAATATTGTTCAGCAATTGCGTACCTATCGTGGTGTGAGTGACATCACTTATCCACAGAGTTTGGTAGAAAGTGTAAACCAAACATTGGGTAAGATTAGTTTGGTATTATTGGTTATTGCAGTATTGCTCACCATCATATCATTCTCTCTGATTAACAACACTATCCGATTGAGTATCTATGCACATCGTTTCTCAATCCACACGATGAAACTTGTTGGTGGTTCATGGAGTTTTATCCGTGCGCCATTCTTGCGCCGTGCGGTATTAGAAGGATTGGTTTCAGCCCTATTGGCTATTGCAGTCTTGGGTATCGGAATATGCCTCCTGTACGAAAAGGAACCAGAGATTACGAAATTATTGTCATGGGATGCATTGATTATCACAGCAATCGTAATGTTAGCTTTTGGTGTGATTATTGCAACCTTCTGCGCATGGCTATCAGTAAACAAGTTCCTGCGTATGAAGGCAGGTGACTTATATAAGATTTAAAAGGAACAGTAAAAAAGGGAAAAGATAAGAGAGTAAAAGTTTCTTATAGATGGGAAAAAGAATACTTCATTATTCCAATTAATCTTTTTTACTTCTCTATCTCAGCCCCTTGAACTCTTCAAAAATAGAATATGGACAAAAGAAATTTAGCTTTTGGTAAGACCAACTTTATTTTGTTGGCTATAGGTGTAGCCGTTGTTATTCTCGGCTTTATCCTTATGAGTGGTGGAACATCTACTGAAACCGTATTTGATCCAAACATCTTCAGTGCCCGTCACATCAAGGTAGCGCCCATTGTTACCTTTATTGGTTTTATCTCTATCATTGGTGCTATTCTCTATCAGCCGAAAGAAACTAAAGAAGTGGAGGAATAATGACACTTTTACAAACGATTATTATCTCTATTGTCGAAGGGCTAACGGAGTTCCTTCCTGTGTCATCTACGGGTCACATGATTATTACACAAAATCTTTTAGGTGTACCATCAGGTGACGATTTTGTACATGCCTTTACCTTCATCATCCAGTTTGGTGCTATCCTCTCTGTCGTATGCTTATATTGGAAACGCTTTTTCCAAATCGATCATACCCCAGTGCCTGTTGATGAAACTTGTACTTTCAAAAAGATTATTCACCCAATCCGCTTCTACTGGTTATTGTTCATTGGTGTCCTACCAGCTGTTATCATTGGCTTAGCAGCTAAGAAAAGTGGTTTACTTGACTGGCTACTCGACTCAGTTTGGGTTGTAGCAATAATGCTCGTTGTGGGTGGCATCTTCATGCTTTATTGTGATAAACTGTTCAATAAGGGAAAAGAAGAGAATCAAGTAACTGAAAAACGTGCCTTTAGCATTGGTCTTTTCCAGTGCCTATCGGTTATCCCTGGCACAAGCCGCTCTATGGCTACCATCGTTGGCGGTATGGCAAACGGATTGACACGTAAGCGTGCAGCAGAGTTCTCATTCTTCCTTGCAGTACCTACTATGGCTGGTGCAACACTGCTCGATCTACTTGACCTATTAAAAGGTAATAGTACATGGGCGTCTGCTCACAACCTTATAATGCTCGCTGTAGGCTGTGTGGTATCATTCATCGTTGCGCTATTGG is drawn from Prevotella melaninogenica and contains these coding sequences:
- a CDS encoding thioredoxin family protein; amino-acid sequence: MKRRRYILLLVSLLMMAVQLRAQQGTEAANGIKFFKGTFNEALVKAKQENKILFVDFYAVWCVPCKKMAKTVFTQEEVGKYFNEHFISLQLDAEKGENVDIAKNYKVAAYPTVAFIAPDGKALSVNTGAMDKDELMEAAKIAAGESVSFEELYNKYKADNNDLDVQQQLLLKAPSFLQAQEGMDTDKWVTRLQKLYKNYVTAKAPLKLINENDYRIILTLEGDEDKEHKQYMIDLMNDHLDDWMKKLGKAPAYYIVEANDIFAEDMAKDGNVKYKDYVEKVKNQYAKAYEVVGLTGITPYEKAKLYFDALFNLYKNKDVNGYVKAMETYFGKMENNLRSADYGKAAQNLYMAAGKSLKAKDHEVAIKWAEKALSQEDAVMDRVNYMVMIGDSYRELKNYTKAREYYNQAFAETLRLENMEMPQAMLQGAIKQKLSTLELLEK
- a CDS encoding fasciclin domain-containing protein translates to MKKNIYIIAVCLTMGVLSSCTKYNFDDTGLANGKHDMTMWEYFKRDSYNWDSLCVMTERAGLVSLFQGTSQYGKNFTFFGPTNHSIRRYLYDNHMERVSDIPVADCKNFILNSVLPNKRVMLDDFKEGVKSSDASTPIGKGGETVKMASGNQLWIYTFRESYNSVPGAGPLRIHLVSPTTTKTSDVASCNIETNTGVVHSLVYDFNLTDF
- a CDS encoding RagB/SusD family nutrient uptake outer membrane protein, translated to MKKIIMLSICGCLLSSCSLDLQPENGLTYSNSFNTEKELNATTTSIQYYINTVVGNNYVLSTAGMKADEILDGKQLREWNPRTVITSEYSWKGLYDIIFESNLLLDNIDKTKDLAEDRRKYHVGQAEFALGLSYFLLAQRYGEAIITDNSSEIKPYSLSLQSDVLNAAIEHAKKALDILPTWDKLTDLNGVSITNRQTASKGTAAALLAQIYAWKGSVTELYKLQGNALEDYQKSIDYSTQLIDGQVGNYQLCSSPEELCTYLSNEKSPNPEAIFSLYFDKTRSENVVSPNEVAQNFVSWPVREDQTLADLPSSSTYQLYTSTVESLFPDTTDQRLQAFFYQWGTSHEVDGTDYAIMYKFRKAIMDADQYSASGKTYRTVDADYVYWRLADFYLLRAECYQKLGNDAKAIADLNVIRSRAGALTYPSTYDTEGLKKAIFLEREKEFIGENDARYADVIRNGYVKEELQGKFLLLTNQDIQGGALFLPLPKDAWQDKDGHIINTQLRQKPYWQAYN
- a CDS encoding SusC/RagA family TonB-linked outer membrane protein, giving the protein MKYHQRMFRTLRRLPSLVFLTTFILMLSWSSPASAQVAGKKFSISFKDKSVAQILDFISTKGDYKINYSDDVKNDTLLLTISFEDVDELSAVENLLSHSSFVYNIDGKVIDVFKMKNATQGQYTIRGIVKDKDGLGVPFAIVQIKGTSQGVTADIDGNFSMPVEKEEVTITISSVGYDAKTLKYHAGKAMNVILTSSAIAMGEVTVVAYGKRNTREQVGAVASVKVEDLQKAPTASIENLLQGRMAGVDVTNLSGSPGGGGSRITIRGFSSLNQKGINDGTPLYVIDGIPVSGSATDATGGINPLSGLDPSSIESVQVLKDAASASLYGSRAGNGVILITTKKGKSGRSEVSFNFSQSLSWLPSTPMQTLGKGERDIALLLAKSQRGAHYDYITDKLIYPNSYRDSYGWDADNDGAYDYLWRNGRVLDPERRLPGIAQDSLNTFYNNRTNWWKYAFRVGKVTKADMLLAGGTDNIRYMVNAGVYNETGIMISSNFRRFSLLSNLDFNLSTKLSAFTRINLTYATQKAGADGGRVQGLTFDPKRTSTLLPGKGSTAEQVALRQLKDIDKTNSNYNVRLSVGLNYNILKGLKFSSTYSLDHYFTRVYTFTPDYLKYDKKSEVQASNIAMTNIQTENILTYNLALPSEHKLELMAGMTYNYDLLQNLSGTAKGGPTNSIKYAGEGWPSLFNDGGTVRAAQSFLTNQQEQSLLSFLGRAAYSYKKRYMAELSIRADGSSVFGKDVRWGTFPSVGLGWAFSEEHFMKKFWWLSFGKLRASWGKSGQKFQEPYLALGVMEESNIFNGSLGLIPQSMANKKLTWEESDQYDLGLDLQMLDYRLKLKLDYYYKYSSKLLMQSYLPGNVFLATNMWDNASAISNEGIEFEAQYDVIRKKNWNWSVGFNLSHNKNMLRKTYNGEDLNDKVLGRPVYGIYTFKDEGIVQKEEDIPMYLNASGKQIPLYFQSINNPLRVGGRKIKDQNYDGVIDDKDLYYAGSTLPAVYGGLNSHLEWKGLSFDVLFSYTISRKVMNMYKNSAFTFTKDFGVIMNYFHAGDFWTTSNRDAKYPSLQFADKDYVGQFDGNVDSNIENISFLRLKQLVIGYQIPKNWLKGSFIKDANVYLSGENLFLLTNYSGVDPEIINPYSGKDDGTQYPLNRKVTLGLNLKF
- a CDS encoding DUF3078 domain-containing protein encodes the protein MHINKYDETELLITLFLIVSLGAIAQVNHPISVRNDERPSMDKIQAYIDSLKSLKDSVFTRKMPNVQRGQRLRRNDMRLFLPLTYYGNVAEGLFTRDRKESPILSELMHLYLTRPDLVEGTDRMVQQQQTKLDDIKAPIHHDATLVEKVAERPVEPTNVPVEVLVKRPNFWTFSGDYALQFLQNYVSGNWYKGGESNYSALASLVMQANYNNKQKVKWENRLELKYGMQSSRSDSLHSFKSTEDLIRLTSKLGLQATKRWYYTVQFIGNTQFSHSYRSNDPKIYSAFAAPLNINLSIGMDYSVDWMNHCLKGNFHLAPLAYNMKYTRMLELTRRLGIKDGNHFLHDFGSEFTVDLEWQLMESLTWKTRLYGYSTYKRTELEWENTFTFRFNRYISSRVFIYPRFDDGVRRDDHYAFWQLKEFASIGFQYSF